From a single Catenulispora sp. EB89 genomic region:
- a CDS encoding SAF domain-containing protein: MLLSSIDGRIPVLQVATPVPAGQKVLAADLQTAEVAADSGVGLIPESQEDQVVGHIAAVPLVAGDLMTRNKVGASAVFPPAGQAVAPAELKAGAFPAELKAGDQVAVQINAQDQGSPQVSQAPADPLKNAMMATVVSVKDAQQTGSVDVSLLTDEASAARIGQAGSNPVSVIVLAPGSAGGS; encoded by the coding sequence GTGCTTCTGTCGTCCATCGACGGCCGGATTCCGGTGCTGCAGGTCGCCACACCGGTTCCGGCCGGACAGAAGGTGCTCGCCGCCGATTTGCAGACGGCGGAGGTCGCCGCCGACTCTGGCGTCGGGCTGATTCCGGAGTCGCAGGAAGACCAGGTTGTTGGACATATCGCGGCGGTTCCGCTGGTGGCTGGGGATTTGATGACCCGGAACAAGGTCGGGGCGTCGGCGGTCTTTCCGCCAGCGGGTCAGGCGGTCGCACCAGCCGAATTGAAGGCAGGAGCGTTCCCAGCGGAGTTGAAGGCCGGCGATCAGGTGGCCGTGCAGATCAATGCTCAGGACCAGGGATCCCCGCAGGTCTCTCAAGCGCCCGCCGATCCGCTGAAGAACGCGATGATGGCGACCGTTGTGTCGGTGAAGGACGCGCAGCAGACCGGCTCGGTAGATGTGTCCTTGCTGACCGACGAGGCATCGGCCGCCCGGATCGGCCAGGCCGGGAGCAATCCCGTCTCGGTAATCGTGTTGGCTCCTGGTAGCGCGGGTGGTTCCTGA